GAAAGTATTGGGCCTTTATAATAAGGTGAGGCGGAAAGGGAAACTGCCTGAAAGTTGGAAGCAGGCGGTAGTTGTGCCAATACAGAAACCTGGGAAAGACCCTACAAGTCCTTCAAGCTATAGGCCGCGTTGACATCTCACGTATGTAAAGTTATGGAAAGGATGATAACGGAAAGGCTGACTTACTTTCTGGAGAGTAGAGGACTAATGTCACCAGATCAGAGTGGGTTCAGGAAAGACAGGGGTATGATGGATCCTGTACTGTGCCTTTAGTCAGTCAAACGGAAGGCACAGGCAAATAAGGAGATGGTGGTAGCCGTTTTCTTTGATGTAGAGATGTCTTATGATATGATGTGGAACGAATGCCTACTTATCAAGCTGGATAACATGTGGGTTGGAGGAAGGGTTTTTAACTGGATAAAGGATTTTATTTTTGGGCGATCAATACAAGTGAGGGTGGGGAGCTCTATGTTAGAAAGCTGTGAGGTGGATAATGGTATCCCCCAGGGAAGTGTCATTAGTCctttgttgttctccattatgattGACAACGTATTCTCTCAGGTGAGACCTGATATTGGGAGGTCATTGTTTGCGGATGATGGAGTGCTGTGGATAGAGGGAGAAATATTACCTATACAGCCAGAAGAGTTCAAGAAGCGATTAGGGAAGTAGAGTAGTGGTCCATCAGGTGGGGCTTCAAGTTTGCAGTTGAGAAAACACAGACTGTGTTTTTTTCTAGAAGGAAGGTTGGGGAGGAAATATACCTGAAGCTGTATGGAATGAAtttggagagggtgggagtggtTTAGGTTCCTGGGGGTCTGGTTTGACACTCGAATGACTTGGGCGGAGCATATTAACAGAGTAGTTGTCAaagcaaggaaaatattggatgtGATGCGTTGCTTGTCAGGAATGGAGAGGGGGTAGATAGAATGGTGTTTAAAATGATATATATAGCGCTGTTAAAGTCATCAGTGGATTATGGAAGTATAGCATATGGATCATAAAGCTAGCTGTTATCCAGTCCCAAGCCCTAAGAATATGATgtggagcactcaggacctcccgGTGGCAGCGATGCAGGTAGTGTTGGGAGAGATGCCGGTAAAGTTAAGAAGACAACCTCTAGCCATGACATATTGGGTAAATCTACAAGGACATAAGGTCACACATCCGGAAAAAAGGTGCTCCGAGGGTGTTGGGAACATGGACAAAATCTGAATACAAGCTATGGGTGGATAGGCAATTGCATGGCGAGAGAGATGGGGTTGTTTGGGAGGGAGTTTAGTCCCTCTGTGCTTCTTCCTGCTGTCCCACCTTTGTTTCTCCCTCAACCACTGATAGATCTATGGTTGCTTGAGAGGGTAAGGGATGTTGAGGAAGGAGTAGATTCAGTTGTAAGTGAACATTTAAGAACACAATACTATGCTTTTTTAATATACTCACAGATGGATCTAAGGATCTATATCTCTCTcgtcattactcaatgcctaggttaacctccaatgtactcacatcctaccatacttctgtctgtacattataccttgaatctattctatctcgcccagaaacctgctccttttactctctgctctgaacgcactagacgaccagtcctgatagcctttagccgtgcccttatcctactcctcctctgttcctctgatgatgtagaggttaatccaggccctgcagtgcctagctccactcctactcaccaggtgctctcatttgttgacttctgtaaccgtaaaagccttggtttcatgcacgttaacattagaagcctcctccctaagtttgttttattcactgctttagcacactctgccaaccctgatgtcctagccgtgtctgaatcctggcttaggaagaccaccaaaaaccctgaaatttccatccctaactaaaacattttccgacaagatagaactgccaaaaggggcggtgttgcaatctactgcagagatagcctgcagtgttctgtcttactatccaggtctgtacccaaacaattcgagcttctactttaaaaaatccacctttccagaaacaagtctctcactggtgccacttgctatagaccatcctctgcccccagctgtgccctggacaccatatgtgaattgatttccccccatctatcttcagagctcgtgctgctaggtgacctaaactgtgacatgcttaacaccccggccatcctgcaatctaagcttgatgccctcaatctcacacaaattatcaatgaacccaccaggtacaaccacaaatccgtaaacacgggcaccctcatagatatcatcctaaccaacttgccctccaaatacacctccgctgttttcaaccaagatctcagcaatcactgcttcattgcctgcatccgtaatgggtctgcggtcaaatgaccacccctcatcaccgtcaaacgctccctaaaacacttcagcgagcaggcctttctaaatgacctggcccgggtatgctggaaggatattgacctcatcccgtcagtagaggatgcctggttattctttaaaagtgctttcctcaccatcttaaataagcatgcctcaTTCAATTTTTTGtttaaccaggaacagatatagcccttggttctctccagacctgactgcccttgaccagcacaaaaacatcctgtggcgttctgcattagcatcgaacagcccccgtgatatgcaacttttcagggaagttaggaaccaatatatatAGGCAGtaaggaaagctaaggctagctttttcaagcgaaatttgcatcctgtagcccAAACTCAAAAATTTTCtgagacactgtaaagtccatggagaataagagcacctcctcccagctgcccactgcactgaggctaggaaacactgtcaccaccgataaatcgactataattgagaatttcaataagcatttttctacggctggccatgctttcacctggctacccctaccccgatcaacagccctccaccccccacagcaactcgcccaagcctcccccacttctccttcacccaaatccagatagctgatgttctgcaagtgttgcaaaatctggacccctacaaatcagccgggctagacaatctgaaccCTCTCTTTCTACAATTAtttgccgaaattgttgcaactattattactagcttgttcaacctctctttcgtatcgtatgagattcccatagattggaaagctgccgtagTCACCCCCcttttcaaagggggagacactctcgacccaaactgctacagacctatatctattctaccctgcctttctaaggtcttcgaacgCCAAGTTAACAaattaccgaccatttcaaatcccaccgtaccttctctgctatgacatctggtttcagagctggtcatgggtgcacctcagccacgctcaaggtactaaacgatatcataaccgccatcgataagagacattactgtgcagccgtattcatcgacctggctaaggctttcgactctgtcaatcagaacattcttattggcagactcaacagccttggtttctcaaatgattgcctcgcctggttcaccaactacttctctgatagagttcagtgtgtcaaatcggagggcctgttgtccggacctctggcagcctctatgggggtgccacacggttctcgggccgactctcttctctgtatacatcaatgatgttgctcttgctgctggtgattctttgatccacctctgcgcagacgacaccattctgtatacctctggcccttctttggacactccGTTAACTAAccttcaatgtcatacaactctccttccgtggcctccaactgctcttaaatgcaagtaaaactaaatgcatgctcatcaactgatcgctgcccgcacctgccctcccgtccagcatcactactctggacggttctgacttagaatatgtggacaactacaaatacctaggtgtctggttagactgtaaactctccgtccagactcacattaaacatctccaatccaaaattaaatctagaatcggcttcctaattcgcagcaaagcatccttcactcatgctgccaaacataccctcgtaaaactgactatcctaccaatcctcgacttcggcgatgtaatttacaaaatagcctccaacactctactcaacaaattggatgcagtctatcacagtgccatccgttttgtcaccaaagccccatatactacccaccactgcgacctgtatgctcttgttggctggccctcgcttcatattcgacgccaaacccactggctccaggtcatctacaagtctctgctaggtaaagccccgccttatctcagctcactggtcaccatagtagcacccacccgtagcacacgctccaataggtatatctcactggtcacccccaaaccaattcttcctttggccgcctttccttccagttctctgctgcaaatgactggaacgttctgcaaaaatcactaaagctggagactcttacctccctcactagcaccagctgtcagagcagctcacagatcattgcacctgtacatagcccatctgtaaatagcccatccaatctacctcatccccatactgtatttatttatttatcttactcctttgcacccaagtatctctacttgcacatctaccaATTTTTTGTTATTGCTatgttgtaattacttcgccatcatggcctatttattgccttacctcccttatcctaccttatttgcacatgctgtaaaTAGActtgtctactgtattattgattgtatgtttgtttattccatgtgtaattctgtgttgttgtatgtgtcgatctgctttgctttatcttggccaggtcgcagttgcaaatgagaacttgttctcaactaggctacctggttaaataaaggtgaaataaataaataaataaataaatacaaataataatgaaaaGGACCCCAAAATAGAGAGGACAGGAGCAGCTTTAGTGTTCCTGAGTTTAAGGTGTCAGTGACAAAAAGAGCAACGGATCATTTATCTGTTTACACAATGGAGTTGTTGGTCATACTATTGGCTgcagtgtgtgtggaggaggTGAGGCCAGACAGGGTAGTCATCTGCTCTGACTTCTGTGCAGCACTGATTCATTTGTACAGCTTACATTCATTTGTGTCACAGAGCAGACAGGATCTATTGTATGAGGTTTTGCAGTGCTTGTATAGGGTGAAACAGATGGAGATATTTGTGATGTTCCTCTGGGTACCAGCTCATGTTGgagtagaggggaatgaggaAGTGGATATTATTGCCAAGCAGGCTCTTAAACATCCTAATGTTGAGATGGAATTGTCCATCAGTAAAACAGAAGCCAAGGGATTAATAAGAACAGTGGTTAAAAATAAGTGGCAAGAGTTGTGGAAcaaggagagaaagggaagacacCTGTATAAGATCCAGGAAAAGGTGGGGACAGGGAGGTCCTCAGgccgagagagaagggaggaaagtgTAGTCACAAGGCTGAGACTGGGACACAGAAGGCCACTGTCTCTGGTTCACACCCCAGTCCAGTTGGaggcggtaatgcaccttaaagttggttgccaaccgccatataaaatccacagaagaagaagtagaagaagaaatAGTTTACAATTCCCATAATTCATAGAGGCAAAATGGCTGACACCAGAGAAAAGGGACTTCAAGATTACAGAAAAAGATTACTTGAACATAAAGAGATTGATGGACGTTTAAAAGAGTGTAAGTGATGTATTAGCTTGTCTTTGCCAATATTTCAGAATAATACACATAAAAGGGGTTATCTAACTAAAATAACCAACATGACCAGTTAGCTAATCGGTTGTTGGCTAACTCGCTTTGTCATGCAGTAGAGTTGGCCATAGAAATGAATGGTCATGACAACCGGCTAACGCGTTAGCAAAATGCTAGCTACCAAAACAGCTGCAGTTAACCGTATATTGAAGTGTATTCGCTGTGCTTAGCAAGCTATTTAACCTGCTATTTGCCAAGACCGCTAGCTAACAATAGTAGTTAGAATTTAACTTGAGAAcattaaaacaataacaaatgatcagctaacgttagctaacagagCACAGCCCTACCTTCTAGCTAAAGTTAActagcttgctaacgttacaTAGCTTGATTTCATACTTGTATCCTGTGTTTTCAGTGAGGGAACAGCTCAAGGAACAGACAAAACAATATGAAAAATCTGAAAATGACCTGAAGGCCTTACAAAGTGTTGGTCAGGTAAAATTGTGTATTCACACAACATTATTTATTGATAAGCAATAGTGTGCTAAAATTGTCTCCTTATCATAAAGAATGGATTTTAACTGCAACTTATTGTAATACTTATGCAGATTGTCGGTGAAGTGCTCAAACAGCTGACAGAGGAGAAATGTAAGTTGTAACATTACAATCGTCTTATGACTCATTATATACCTAGGTCATATAGGTCTGACCCTTCGGCATTACATATTATGTCATGTTCGTTCTCTTCCTGTCTTCAGTCATTGTCAAGGCAACCAATGGACCTCGCTATGTTGTTGGCTGCCGCAGACAAGTAAGTCTTGAGCCATGACGTGCCCTTGTATCATCAGCATTTATTTACTTTCAGTGAGTGTAAGTGTCACCTCTCCATGATTGTAATGGAGCTCATCTATCTGTCATTTTCACACAGCTGGATAAATCGCAGCTCAAACCAGGCACAAGAGTGGCCCTGGACATGACCACCCTCACCATTATGAGGTAGGCACTGTACACGCACGCATGCTCAaaatcctaacacacacacacacacactcacagccatTGAGCAACTGTCAATTCAGTCTACTGAAACAAAATGTTCCAAGTAAAAGGTATGTCAGCCTTAAATGTTGCTGGTGATGGCAGTTAACATGTCCCTTCCCCACCTCAGATATCTGCCCAGAGAGGTGGACCCCTTGGTGTACAACATGTCCCATGAAGACCCAGGCAGCATCTCCTACTCAGAGATCGGGGGCTTGGCCGAGCAGATCCGTGAACTGAGAGAGGTACTTCTTGCACATCCTACATTACACTTATGATATTCTTAGAAAATGGGGGTACATGTTTTTCCTGAGCCAGTCAGGTTTTATATATGACCTTCCCCCTGTGTTCCAGGTGATTGAGCTGCCCCTGACCAACCCTGAGCTATTCCTGAGGGTGGGGATTATCCCTCCAAAGGGCTGCCTGCTCTACGGACCTCCAGGTAAGTCACTATCTAGCAGGATTTCACTCTAGACCGAGGCTGAATCTCAAGTGTTTCCTTGATTTCTCATGTCCTTGATTCCTTCACCTACCTCTCAAAACACATTGGATGAGAATATCTAAGGTCACGCCCCTcgcaccttctcctccaatgtgttttgagaaggTCGTCCAGGAATAAAGGGTGCTGCAAATCACAGAAAGACTTTTGAGATTCACCCTGAATAATGCAAATAAGTTACGTCACTGAGGTCCTGAGGGTTTATTCATAGATTTTCTTTATGCATTTATCTTTTGATTAGGCACCGGAAAGACTCTTCTGGCCAGAGCGGTGGCCAGTCAGATGGACTGTAACTTCCTCAAGGTGACTAGTAGGCTACACTTTGTTTAACTCCACTGGCCTTTCTGACTCTCTTCACCATTCTTTGAAAAACTTGGCTGACACTGTGTACCCCTGTGGCAGGTTGTGTCCAGCTCCATTGTGGATAAGTACATTGGAGAGAGCGCCAGGCTCATCAGGGAGATGTTCAACTACGCCAGGGA
This region of Salvelinus alpinus chromosome 8, SLU_Salpinus.1, whole genome shotgun sequence genomic DNA includes:
- the LOC139582590 gene encoding 26S proteasome regulatory subunit 10B-like codes for the protein MADTREKGLQDYRKRLLEHKEIDGRLKELREQLKEQTKQYEKSENDLKALQSVGQIVGEVLKQLTEEKFIVKATNGPRYVVGCRRQLDKSQLKPGTRVALDMTTLTIMRYLPREVDPLVYNMSHEDPGSISYSEIGGLAEQIRELREVIELPLTNPELFLRVGIIPPKGCLLYGPPGTGKTLLARAVASQMDCNFLKVVSSSIVDKYIGESARLIREMFNYARDHQPCIIFMDEIDAIGGRRFSEGTSADREIQRTLMELLNQMDGFDTLHRVKMIMATNRPDTLDPALLRPGRLDRKIHVELPNEQARLDILKIHSGPITKHGEIDYEAIVKLSDGFNGADLRNVCTEAGMFAIRTDHEYVTQEDFMKAVRKVADSKKLESKLDYKPI